The Sphingomonas panacis DNA segment CGGCTTCGACGATGGCGTAGGCATCGCCATGGCGCTCGCGATGGCTGTGTGAACACGGTTCCAACGCGATGGCGAAGTCAGCATTGGTGTGACATATATGACCGGCACGTTGGTCAAGTGCGGTCAACACATCGCCGCCGCACTGCGTGGCGGTGAGCGCTGGGCATGGATACCTTATCTGTTGCTGTGGGCCGGGCTGGTTTTAGGCGCGATCGCAGGTGCCGCCACCTATGCCATGATCGGCCTAAGCGCTCTGTGGTGTGCCGCTGCTGCTGCCGCGTCGCTCGCATTTGCCGTTCGGCTGATCACGTCACCAGCTGGCACGTTCACGTTATAGCATAAGCTGTTCACAGACCGTCTCAAGCGGGAGGACAGGCGGAACATCTCGCGTCAATTTTTGGATCGAGGGCCCAGCGAGAGGCTCGATCCGGTCAGAAATCGCACGAAAAAACAACTTTAGGGCTGCGATTTATGGACGGCGTTGCGCATGGAGGATAGCCCCTGTTCATGGAAGTGATGCATGATCTCGACAGCGCGAGTCTCGGTGCCGTTCTCAAGACGGCGCTCGATGCCGTGGTGGTGATGCGGATGGATGGCACGATCGCGGGATGGAACGACGTCGCCGCGCGGACTTTCGGCTGGTCTTACGACGAGGCCTACGGGCAACGGATGAGCGAGATGATCATCCCGCCTCGGTATCGCGCAGCGCATGAGCAGGGTCTTGGCCACTTTCTGGCGACCGGTGCGGGCCCGGTGCTGGACCGGCATTTCGAAATCGAAGCGCTTCATCGAGCGGGTTATGAGCTGCCCGTAGAGCTGTCGATTACCCGCACCGAACAATTTGGTGCGCCGGTTTTCCTCGGCTTCCTCCGCGATATCAGCGAACGACGCGACGCCGCGCGCCGGCAGGAACTGATGATCGGCGAACTCAACCACCGCGTGAAGAACTTGCTCGGCGTCGTCGCGGCCATCGCGCATCAGACCGGGCGCAACGCCACCACCCTTCCTGAGTTCTCCAAAGCTTTCGAGGGGCGACTCGCGTCGCTCGCCCGTTCCCATGAAATCCTGACCAGCGTTGCCTGGGAGCGCGCGCCATTGCGGGCGCTGGTCGACGAACTGTTCGGCGCTGATCTGAGTGAGGCGGCGCCGCGGATCACGGTCGACGGTCCCACCGTGCTGTTGGCGCCCCGTCACCTGCTCAGCCTTAGCATGATCCTGCATGAATTGATGACGAATGCCGTCAAATATGGAGCGCTCTCGACCCCAGGAGGTCAGATCAATCTGACCTGGGCCGTAAAAGACGGCGAATTGTCGCTGATCTGGAGCGAAACCGGCATCTCCGGGGTTCAGACGCCAAGCCGCAAGGGTTTCGGTTCGAAAATGATCGCGCTCAGCGTCAAACATGAACTGCGCGGGACGATGAACAAGGACTGGCGCGAGGATGGCATGAGGTTTTATCTCAGCTTCGCGCTTGCCGAGGAGGCCGCGTGATGCTGGATCATGGCGTGATCGGATGGCGATGCTCGGGCGACAGGCCGCCGCCAGGTGACGTGAGCCCGGACGGTGCCGGTTCGCTGCCGCAGGCTTTTCTCGAACAGCCCGTCCTCATCATCGAAGACGAAGCCATGATCGCCTGGACGCTAGATAGCTTGCTGGAGGATTTGGGGTTCGTCTCGATCACGATCACCGCGCGCGGCGAGGACGCGATCGCCGCGGCGACGCAGCTGCAGCCCGGCCTGATCGTTTCGGACATCAATCTTGGCATTCGCGGCATGGACGGCATTGCGGCCACCATCGCGATCCGCCGCACGCGCCTGATCCCTATCCTGTTCGTCACCGGACATGCCGGCGCGGACGCCACCGCGCGGATCGGCCACGACTTGCCGGACGCCCTTGTGCTGCGCAAGCCCATTGCCTACTCCGACCTGCAGCGCGCCCTTGTGCGGCTTTCTCAGGCGCTCAAGCCGAGTTGAGCCCGTGCCGCGCGGCCGATGCCGCTAGGTGAGACGCGCCAAGCTGGTCCTGAGCGGATCGTCTTGCCATAAGGGCAGGAGGGCGCGCCCTCCGCCCCGCAAACGGAAAGCGCATTTTGGAAGCAATCACGATCGTTCTTGCCCTGTTGGTCGCCGTCGTCGTCAGCGGCGTCATCTCCAGGCTCCTTCCGCTGCCTGTCCCCCGGCCTCTCGTGCAGATTGCTCTCGGAGCGGTGATCGGCTTGGCGGCAAACTGGCGCGTGACGCTCAATCCCGAAATCTTCTTCCTGCTTTTCCTGCCGCCTTTGCTGTTCCTCGACGGCTGGCGCATCCCGCGTGAAGAGCTATTCAAAGATGGCGTGACCATTCTCGAACTGGCGCTGGGTCTGGTCATCTTCACCGTGATCGGCATGGGCTTGTTCATCCATTGGATGGTGCCCGCGATCCCGCTCGCGGTCGCCTTCGCGCTGGCCGCGGTCGTCTCGCCGACCGACCCGATCGCGGTTACGGCGATCGCGCAACGCGTGCCGATTCCGAGGCGGATGATGCACATTCTTGAGGGCGAATCCCTGCTCAACGACGCCTCGGGCCTGGTCTGTTTGCGCTTTGCCATTGCCGCGGCGCTGACCGGGGCCTTCTCGGTTCATGATGCCGCGCTCAACTTCCTGTACGTCTCCTTCGGCGGTATCGCGGTCGGCGCCGGCCTCACCTGGACGGTCGGCCGCGTCAAGAACTGGATCAGCCGCCGCCTAGGCGAAGACAGCGGTTCGCAGATCCTGATCAGCCTTTTGATCCCGTTCGGCGCCTATCTCATCGCCGAGCATCTCCATTGCTCGGGTATCCTGGCCGCCGTAGCCGCCGGCCTCACCATGGGTTTCATCGAGAGTGGCGGCCAGGCGCTGGCGGTGACCCGTATCCGCCGCAACACCGTATGGGACGTCATCCAGTTCACCGCCAACGGCATGATCTTCGTGCTGCTGGGCGAGCAGTTGCCGATAATCCTCTCGGGCGCGGCCGAGACCGTGCGGCTGACCGGGCATCACGAACCCTGGTGGCTGGGGGTCTATGTGCTGGCGATCAACCTGGGCTTGGCGGCGCTCCGTTTCGGCTGGGTGTGGATCTCATTCCGGCTGACGGTGTTCCGACAGACCGGTCAGCAGACGACGCCAAACTGGCGGATTGTCGCGGCGATGTCGTTTGCCGGCGTCCGAGGTGCGATCACGCTGGCGGGTGTACTGACGCTTCCACTTGCGATGACCGACGGCAGCCCGTTTCCCGCGCGCGACCTAGCCATCTTGCTCGCCATGGGGGTGATCATCGTCTCGCTGGTCGTCGCCAGCATCGGCCTACCCTGGCTGCTCAACGGGCTTGAAATGCCGGCCGAGCCATCGCGGCAGGCCGAGGAGGATCATGCGCGGATCGAAGCCGCGCAGGCGGCGATCGCCGCCATCGAAAAGGTCCAGCATGACTTGGCCGAAGGCCGCAAGGACGCGGATCTCTATGTGGCCGCCGCGTCGCGGATCATGGACGGCTATCGCGAGCGGATCGAGAATCGCCGAGGCACACCTGAAGACAATGCGCTCGGTCGTCGGTCGGAGCGGATCGAGCGCGATATGCGGCTTGCCGCCCTCAAGGCGGAGCGCGCGCAAATCTTTCGGATGGTACGAAAGCGGGAACTGGGCAGCGAATTGGCGCGCAAGCTGATCCGCGAACTCGATCTACTCGAAACACGTTATGCGGGTTAGGCTGACAACGCGGCCTCCATCAGCAGCGTCGTTCGTCTGCATCCCGTGGGGCGACCTCCCTTGATCGCTCACCACCGTTTTTAGTGTTGTGCATATGACCAAACTCAATCTTGGCGGAGCCGATCAACTGCTCCGCTTCCGTGGTCTTCCTCTCCGAGTAGATTTGCATGTGACGATCGGCAGGCAACACCTACTGGGTCTCCATAGTAAGAGAGGCGGCATGCAACTTAACATAGATCGCTGGTCTAACACAGGCGCTAGCCGCTTCTGCTGGAACGGCGGTCTGAACGCAGGCTGTGCGGAAAACGAGTAAATAGGAACAGGCATATGTCCATCGGACCACCTCACGCATTCGCGCGGTCGTGGAGCAGCTCGACGTCGCGCAAATGGCCGACCGCTGCCAGCGCCGTCGGAATAGTCGGCCGGGCCGACGCGGGAATGCGGATCGTCTGGTAGCCCGCCCGCGCCGTCATGGCGTCGCGCAGTCGGTCTTTCACCGCGTCGTGCGAACGGTCGTCGAGTTCGACCAGAGCGACCACCTTGCCGATGGTCGGATCCACGATGACGAAGTCGATGATCTTTTGCGAGAAGGCGTTTCGGTCGGCCAGGTTGAACCGACTTCCCGGCCGCCTGGGCGCGGCGAGCAGCGCGCCCATAGCGACCTGAGCATGGATCCGGTACATCGGGAGCACATGCTCGAGCGCCGACAGCATGGCCTGCTCGCGCGGGGTCATGAACGCCTTGGCGACCGGCGCCGGAGGTCCACCGATCGCCTTCAGCGGCGCGAGCAGCCCGAGCAGGACGACGAGACAGACGAGGAAGATGATCGGCCCCATCGATAGTCGACCAAGCTGGTCGGTCAGCTGGTGCATATGCGTTTCCCTCCGGATTTGCGCGTGGCCGCTCAGAACCAGCCGTCCTTGCGGCCCTCATTGCTGTCGCGAAGCGCTCGGCCGTCGACGGCCGAGCAGCGAATCTCCAGCTCGACCTGGTCGCCCTTGCGTCGCGTCCGGAAATCGGCTTCGCTGAGCCCATTGCGACGCGCATAATCCTCGGCTGCCTTCTCGCTGCCGAACTTGCCGCCTTCGTCAAAATCCCACGCCATGGTCAGTCTCCTTCCAATGTGCCGGCACCGCGCCGACAGTTCACAAATCGAGGCCAAGGCTGCGCTCGGGCAGCGGTGGCAGCAGGTCGCCCTTGACGTCCGGCTTGAGGTCGGGCGGCGCTTTGAGATCATTGGCTTGCCCCACGACCGCGGGCGCGACTGGCCCCTCGGGGATCGGCGGCAGGTCGCCGAGAATGTCGGGCTGGTCGGCCAGATTGATGCCGTCGATCGGGCCAGGATCGAATTTCACGGGCGCGCCGCCACCCTTCCTGTTGTCGATGTCGAGGCGGCCCAGCGTCTCGAGCGCCGAGGTCTTGTTGCCGGGATTGAGGTTGAGCTGGCGCTCGAGCTTCGCCTTGTCGTCCACGACCATCACCAGCTCGTCCCGGACGCGGGTGACGCCGACGTTGAACATTCGCTGGTTCGAAAGATTGCGCTCGTGGCTGTCCATCACGGTGATGGCTTTGTCGGTGGTGATGCCCTGGGCCATGTGCATGTTGAGCGCATAGGCAAGGTCGAGCCGGGAGAGCATCGGGTCGCCGAGGTCGAGCGTGAGCCGCTCCCTGCTCGCGGTCTCGACCGTGACGCCATTGACGTCGACGGTCAGGACCCGCGCGAGCGCAGCGTTATGAAGGTCGCGCGGCTTGTCGTTGGCGGTCCAGCGAATGCGGTCGCCCTCGCGGATATGGAGGTCCTTCTTCTCGGTCAGTTCGAGGCGATCGCGCTTCTCGGTCGGCGAAAGTTGCTGGGGATCGAACCGGATCTTGCGGCGGCCGTCGCTGAGCTCGACCTTTCCATTGGGCAACACGCGGGTGACGTCGTAGCGGCCCTTCTCGAGCCCGACGTCCAGTGCCCCGCCCCGGCCGACGTCGAGCGTCTGACCGGGCTGGTACGTAGAGGCATAGCGCAGCTCTTCGCGCGTGTGGTTGACGCGCTCATAGACGGTGAGGTGGATCCCCTGCCCGCGCACCGTGCCCTCGGCAGCTAGGCCGTCCTGAATCCGTTGGTTGATGATCGCGCGCGAGGCGCGGCCCGACGCAAAGACGGCGGTCGCCTCGCGCTCGTCTGGCGCTAGGGCCAACCACATCTCGGCGGCTGTCTCGGGCGCGCTGGCGCTCTCATGGACGTTCTCGCCCAGCACTTTCATCGCCTCGCCCGCCTTGCCGATATTGGCGAGCGCCGCGACTGTCCGCAGCGTGTCGGTGCGCTGGCGGATGTTCTCGTCCATGCGCGCCATCGTGCCGCCGGCGGCCTGGATCATCGCGAACGACTTGCCGGCGTCGATCGACGAGAGCTGCTGCCGGTCGCCGACCAGAACGAGCTTGTCGATGCCGAGCGCCTCCGTGATCCGGTGGAGCTTGAGCATGTCGTCGCTCGAGACCATCGACGTCTCGTCGACCACCAGCATCGCGCCGGCGAACTTCGCCTGCGCCGCCTCGAACCGCGGCGTGTCGCGCTCGGTTACGAACCGCTCGTTAGCGAGCACGAACGAGGCGATCGTCTGGCTCTTGATGCCGGCACCGTCGGCGAGGTCCGCGACCATCTTGTTCTGGAAGGCGAGGCCGACGATGTCGCGGCCTTCGGCTTCCGCCACGCGCGCGACCGCCTGCAGCATCGTCGACTTGCCGGCGCCGGCGACACCCTGCACCGTGATGGTGCGGTCTTCCGATGACAGGATCAAAGTGGCGGCCGCGAGCTGGCCGGCGTTGAGCGGACGATCGGCGATGGCCTGCAGGCGCTCTGGCGCCTCTGTCGCAGGGATCACCGGCACCGCCTTGCCCGCCCCCGCTTCGACCGCCTTCAGGATCGTTTCCTCGGTGCGCAGCGCTTCGGCCGTAGTGACCATGGAGATGTTCTTGTCGCCGTCGCGGGGCACGCCCGGGATGAGCTGGCGCTGCTCGATCAGCCGCCCGACCCGCGCTTCGACGCTGTCGATCGTCACGCCCTTCAGGCCGAGGTCGAGTGCGGTCTTCGCGAGCAAGTGAACGTTGAACGCCGCCTCGCGCTCGGACAGGATCCGCACGGCGGATGCGACCGCGAGCTGGGTTCGCGCGGTGGCGGGCGACAGGGTGATGCGGGTGAGTCCCGAATCGACCAACGGATCGTGCGGGCGGAGGAAGCCTCCGATCACCTCGCGCGCGCCCTGTATCGCATCGGCTACGGCGCGATACCCACGCTCGACACGGCTGTCCGAGACGCTGGCGCCGGCGCGCGCCTCGG contains these protein-coding regions:
- a CDS encoding sensor histidine kinase; this encodes MEVMHDLDSASLGAVLKTALDAVVVMRMDGTIAGWNDVAARTFGWSYDEAYGQRMSEMIIPPRYRAAHEQGLGHFLATGAGPVLDRHFEIEALHRAGYELPVELSITRTEQFGAPVFLGFLRDISERRDAARRQELMIGELNHRVKNLLGVVAAIAHQTGRNATTLPEFSKAFEGRLASLARSHEILTSVAWERAPLRALVDELFGADLSEAAPRITVDGPTVLLAPRHLLSLSMILHELMTNAVKYGALSTPGGQINLTWAVKDGELSLIWSETGISGVQTPSRKGFGSKMIALSVKHELRGTMNKDWREDGMRFYLSFALAEEAA
- a CDS encoding response regulator, whose amino-acid sequence is MLDHGVIGWRCSGDRPPPGDVSPDGAGSLPQAFLEQPVLIIEDEAMIAWTLDSLLEDLGFVSITITARGEDAIAAATQLQPGLIVSDINLGIRGMDGIAATIAIRRTRLIPILFVTGHAGADATARIGHDLPDALVLRKPIAYSDLQRALVRLSQALKPS
- a CDS encoding Na+/H+ antiporter, with translation MEAITIVLALLVAVVVSGVISRLLPLPVPRPLVQIALGAVIGLAANWRVTLNPEIFFLLFLPPLLFLDGWRIPREELFKDGVTILELALGLVIFTVIGMGLFIHWMVPAIPLAVAFALAAVVSPTDPIAVTAIAQRVPIPRRMMHILEGESLLNDASGLVCLRFAIAAALTGAFSVHDAALNFLYVSFGGIAVGAGLTWTVGRVKNWISRRLGEDSGSQILISLLIPFGAYLIAEHLHCSGILAAVAAGLTMGFIESGGQALAVTRIRRNTVWDVIQFTANGMIFVLLGEQLPIILSGAAETVRLTGHHEPWWLGVYVLAINLGLAALRFGWVWISFRLTVFRQTGQQTTPNWRIVAAMSFAGVRGAITLAGVLTLPLAMTDGSPFPARDLAILLAMGVIIVSLVVASIGLPWLLNGLEMPAEPSRQAEEDHARIEAAQAAIAAIEKVQHDLAEGRKDADLYVAAASRIMDGYRERIENRRGTPEDNALGRRSERIERDMRLAALKAERAQIFRMVRKRELGSELARKLIRELDLLETRYAG
- a CDS encoding DUF2726 domain-containing protein produces the protein MHQLTDQLGRLSMGPIIFLVCLVVLLGLLAPLKAIGGPPAPVAKAFMTPREQAMLSALEHVLPMYRIHAQVAMGALLAAPRRPGSRFNLADRNAFSQKIIDFVIVDPTIGKVVALVELDDRSHDAVKDRLRDAMTARAGYQTIRIPASARPTIPTALAAVGHLRDVELLHDRANA
- the mobF gene encoding MobF family relaxase — encoded protein: MLSVASVRSASGAANYFAKDDFKDNYYTADGSAEQSAWGGAGAETLGLEGEVSKQAFEEILSGTLPSGEGVARHENRRNGVDLTFSAPKSVSLMAYVAGDKRVLAANMTAVQKTMAWVEKNLAEGRKDIEGRKVPVQTSNLVYALFQHDTSRALDPQAHIHAVVANLTRMPDGKWQALHADKLWANNATIGAIYHAYLRAGLETLGYQVELQGKHGTFEISGVPKTVIDAFSQRREAILEKAAALGIVSAKGRDGVTTTTRDPKLNAGDRDGLIKGWIDKAAALGFDGKGLLASSEARAGASVSDSRVERGYRAVADAIQGAREVIGGFLRPHDPLVDSGLTRITLSPATARTQLAVASAVRILSEREAAFNVHLLAKTALDLGLKGVTIDSVEARVGRLIEQRQLIPGVPRDGDKNISMVTTAEALRTEETILKAVEAGAGKAVPVIPATEAPERLQAIADRPLNAGQLAAATLILSSEDRTITVQGVAGAGKSTMLQAVARVAEAEGRDIVGLAFQNKMVADLADGAGIKSQTIASFVLANERFVTERDTPRFEAAQAKFAGAMLVVDETSMVSSDDMLKLHRITEALGIDKLVLVGDRQQLSSIDAGKSFAMIQAAGGTMARMDENIRQRTDTLRTVAALANIGKAGEAMKVLGENVHESASAPETAAEMWLALAPDEREATAVFASGRASRAIINQRIQDGLAAEGTVRGQGIHLTVYERVNHTREELRYASTYQPGQTLDVGRGGALDVGLEKGRYDVTRVLPNGKVELSDGRRKIRFDPQQLSPTEKRDRLELTEKKDLHIREGDRIRWTANDKPRDLHNAALARVLTVDVNGVTVETASRERLTLDLGDPMLSRLDLAYALNMHMAQGITTDKAITVMDSHERNLSNQRMFNVGVTRVRDELVMVVDDKAKLERQLNLNPGNKTSALETLGRLDIDNRKGGGAPVKFDPGPIDGINLADQPDILGDLPPIPEGPVAPAVVGQANDLKAPPDLKPDVKGDLLPPLPERSLGLDL